One Alnus glutinosa chromosome 3, dhAlnGlut1.1, whole genome shotgun sequence genomic region harbors:
- the LOC133863245 gene encoding U-box domain-containing protein 52 yields the protein MWLPKGNGGKMGGGNGVKMEGGNGLVALAVDKEKGSQHAVKWAADNLLTKGQTVILIHVVHRASKYPSEATGHRGSHAIICDSNNAAASPHRQQLEKQTKDLFLTFHCYCTRKDIQCLDVLLEDTDIIKALTEYISYAAITNLVLGASRHGFIRFKTSNIQSGVTKGVPDFCTVYVISKCKISSVRNACRPPPYLSPLLDHIQRLSNKKNLNASDPRAKRRANRAAFTPRNSDDESVRSPFARGRRGLNAKATHADFSESETDISFVSSGRPSTEPMSPFPYEFPDSGRTSRLSTNSDQTCGSIRLGTKFNDPNLLHNFSSFSNDSSITSSSWSSSQNLEDVEAEMRRLKLELKQTMDMYSTACREALTAKQKAMDLDHWRLEEERKLEEARLAEEASRAIAEKEKARCKAAMESAEVAKRIAELESQRRAYAEIKSLREVEQIRKVLDNLAQSDVKYRRYNIKEIEKATEFFAESRKIGEGGYGPVYRCYLDHTPVAVKVLSADAAQGRSQFQQEIDILSCIRHPNMVLLLGACPEYGILVYEYMANGSLDDRLFRKGNTPVLSWQLRFRIAAEIATGLLFLHQTKPEPLVHRDLKPGNILLDHNYVSKISDVGLARLVPAVSENVTQYHMTSTAGTFCYIDPEYQQTGMLGVKSDVYSLGVMLLQMLTAKPPMGLAHHVDQSIEKGKLAQMLDPAVPDWPVEETLRFAKLAVQCAELRRKDRPDLCNEVLPELCGLREVAEEKMNRDVLGASASPSPIRSHVSMQQDVMSDALLVNSGSTKSRSSTSSLKEENQV from the exons ATGTGGCTTCCAAAAGGAAATGGGGGAAAGATGGGAGGAGGAAATGGGGTAAAGATGGAAGGAGGAAATGGGTTGGTTGCACTTGCTGTGGACAAGGAGAAAGGAAGCCAACATGCTGTCAAGTGGGCTGCTGACAATCTTCTAACCAAGGGCCAAACTGTTATTCTAATCCATGTTGTTCACAGGGCTTCAAAATACCCATCTGAAg CTACAGGCCATAGGGGAAGCCATGCCATTATTTGTGACAGCAACAACGCAGCTGCCTCACCACATAGACAACAGCTTGAGAAGCAAACGAAGGATCTGTTCCTTACCTTCCACTGCTACTGTACTCGTAAAGAC ATACAATGCCTTGATGTCTTACTCGAAGACACAGATataataaaagcattaacaGAATATATTTCCTATGCTGCGATAACGAACTTGGTTCTTGGTGCATCACGGCATGGATTCATTAG ATTCAAGACATCAAACATTCAAAGCGGCGTAACAAAAGGGGTACCGGATTTCTGTACTGTATATGTGATCTCCAAATGCAAGATCTCTTCTGTTCGAAACGCTTGTCGTCCACCCCCCTACCTTTCCCCACTGCTTGACCATATTCAGAGACTATCTAACAAAAAAAACCTCAATGCTTCTGACCCACGCGCCAAACGAAGAG CAAACAGGGCAGCATTCACGCCTCGTAACTCAGACGATGAATCAGTCAGGTCACCCTTtgcaagaggaagaagaggttTGAATGCAAAGGCCACCCATGCAGACTTTTCAGAATCAGAAACTGACATATCGTTTGTGAGTTCTGGGAGGCCCAGCACTGAACCGATGTCTCCTTTCCCCTACGAGTTTCCTGATTCAGGCCGAACCTCTAGGCTCTCAACCAACTCAGATCAAACCTGTGGATCAATCCGTTTGGGAACCAAGTTCAATGACCCTAATTTGTTGCACAACTTCTCATCATTTTCAAACGACAGCAGTATAACATCAAGTTCATGGTCCTCATCACAGAACTTG GAGGATGTGGAGGCTGAGATGAGGAGGCTGAAGCTGGAGCTGAAGCAAACGATGGACATGTACAGTACAGCATGCAGAGAAGCACTAACGGCAAAACAGAAG GCAATGGACCTGGATCATTGGAGACTTGAAGAAGAGCGCAAGTTAGAAGAGGCAAGATTGGCAGAGGAAGCTTCCCGGGCAAtagcagagaaagagaaagccAGGTGCAAGGCAGCCATGGAATCAGCTGAAGTAGCAAAGAGGATTGCGGAGTTAGAATCACAAAGAAGAGCATATGCGGAAATCAAATCCCTCAGAGAAGTGGAGCAAATAAGGAAGGTATTGGATAATTTAGCCCAGAGTGATGTCAAATACAGGAGATACAATATCAAGGAGATTGAGAAGGCAACAGAATTCTTTGCTGAATCTCGCAAGATTGGTGAAGGAGGTTACGGCCCTGTCTATAGGTGTTACCTTGATCATACACCAGTTGCAGTCAAGGTTTTAAGTGCAGATGCTGCTCAAGGGAGATCACAATTTCAGCAAGAG ATTGACATACTTAGCTGCATAAGACACCCCAATATGGTACTCCTTCTAGGAGCATGTCCTGAATATGGCATCCTAGTCTACGAATACATGGCTAATGGAAGTTTAGATGACCGTCTCTTCCGGAAAGGAAACACCCCAGTTCTGTCTTGGCAACTCAGGTTCCGAATTGCTGCAGAAATTGCCACCGGCCTACTCTTTCTCCACCAGACCAAGCCAGAGCCACTAGTACACCGTGACCTCAAGCCAGGAAACATTTTGCTAGACCACAACTATGTCAGCAAGATTAGTGATGTTGGATTGGCCAGGCTTGTACCTGCGGTATCTGAGAATGTAACACAGTACCACATGACATCAACAGCTGGAACTTTTTGTTATATTGATCCAGAATATCAACAAACAGGAATGCTTGGTGTAAAATCTGACGTCTATTCCCTAGGAGTCATGCTTCTGCAAATGTTAACAGCCAAGCCGCCAATGGGTCTGGCGCACCATGTTGACCAGTCTATTGAGAAAGGAAAGCTGGCTCAGATGCTTGACCCTGCTGTGCCTGATTGGCCAGTTGAAGAGACCTTGCGCTTTGCGAAGCTAGCAGTCCAATGTGCGGAGCTCAGACGGAAAGACAGGCCAGATCTTTGCAATGAAGTATTGCCAGAGCTCTGTGGACTGAGAGAAGTAGCTGAAGAAAAGATGAACCGCGACGTCTTAGGTGCCAGTGCTTCCCCCTCTCCCATTCGCAGCCATGTTTCAATGCAACAG GATGTTATGAGTGATGCACTCCTTGTGAACTCAGGAAGCACAAAAAGCAGATCAAGCACATCGTCATTGAAGGAAGAGAATCAGGTGTAG